A portion of the Punica granatum isolate Tunisia-2019 chromosome 7, ASM765513v2, whole genome shotgun sequence genome contains these proteins:
- the LOC116213828 gene encoding uncharacterized protein LOC116213828, protein MLSMLSPFTCGTFHSEDDQDELGFVGAGPTSPSSTPRRSFARRATICKTHNKHNKNPYSTRGLDKFEALLADLEEKKKEIYTQNDRSDISFVRFAYTSSNDCVPIVVKLKDKDSQSRSPPRGDEATKDKHGTHHPENSHQSTAVKAVSSEPKAPGTNKKAGDKMKGLSWRSLNLDQWRRPSYYMPAAIILILVFLLFFGRSVAILCTSIGWYMVPTLRGGSSGSQKATKSGKKKELARRSSENRIVITQRSPDRSPRQHGHQRSW, encoded by the coding sequence ATGTTGAGCATGCTGAGTCCATTCACCTGCGGCACCTTCCACTCGGAAGACGATCAGGACGAGCTCGGATTTGTCGGAGCCGGTCCCACCAGCCCTTCCTCGACCCCGAGGCGGTCCTTTGCGAGGAGGGCCACCATCTGCAAGACTCACAACAAGCATAACAAGAACCCGTACTCCACAAGGGGCCTGGACAAGTTCGAGGCGCTCCTGGCGGACCttgaggagaagaagaaggagattTACACCCAGAACGACCGCAGTGACATCTCATTCGTCCGGTTCGCGTACACTAGCTCGAATGACTGCGTCCCGATCGTTGTGAAGCTGAAAGACAAGGACAGCCAGTCCAGGAGCCCGCCAAGAGGGGATGAGGCGACCAAGGACAAGCACGGGACCCATCATCCAGAAAATTCGCATCAATCTACAGCTGTGAAGGCAGTCAGTAGTGAACCTAAAGCACCAGGTACCAATAAGAAGGCCGGCGACAAGATGAAAGGTTTATCGTGGAGATCATTGAATCTAGACCAGTGGAGGAGGCCTTCCTACTACATGCCTGCAGCTATAATACTGATTTTGGTATTTTTGCTGTTCTTTGGGCGGTCCGTCGCGATTCTATGCACATCCATCGGTTGGTACATGGTCCCCACGTTAAGGGGAGGGAGTTCAGGCAGCCAGAAAGCTACCAAGTCggggaagaagaaagagctcGCCAGAAGATCGAGCGAGAATAGGATTGTAATTACTCAACGATCACCGGACAGGTCCCCAAGGCAACATGGGCACCAGAGAAGCTGGTGA